The Sphingobacterium bambusae genome includes a window with the following:
- a CDS encoding 2-isopropylmalate synthase → MLHDPNHLYIFDTTLRDGEQVPGCQLTTPEKIEIAKDLESLGVDIIEAGFPVSSPGDFQSVVELSKAVDNVIICALTRANNNDIDVAAEALKFAKRPRIHTGIGASDMHIKYKFNSTREDILARAVAAVKHAKSYVEDVEFYAEDAGRADLAYLAQMVEAVIAAGATVVNIPDTNGYCLPDQYGAKINYLKEHVSNIDQAIISAHCHNDLGLATANSIAAVQNGARQVECTINGIGERAGNTSLEEVAMILKVHQQQFPGLTSNINSRLFTAISQKVSSMMRMPVQPNKAIVGKNAFAHSSGIHQDGFLKHRENYEIIRPEDVGLDEAGIILTARSGRHALKHHLERLGYQLDKDELAVTYEKFLVVADAKKDLCDDDLKALMQS, encoded by the coding sequence ATGCTACACGATCCGAATCACTTATATATTTTCGACACCACGCTTCGCGATGGCGAGCAAGTACCAGGATGTCAGTTAACAACACCGGAGAAAATCGAAATTGCAAAAGATCTGGAATCACTGGGTGTAGATATTATCGAGGCAGGTTTCCCAGTATCGAGCCCGGGAGACTTTCAATCGGTCGTAGAACTTTCCAAAGCCGTAGACAACGTCATTATATGCGCGCTGACAAGAGCAAACAATAACGATATTGATGTTGCTGCCGAAGCGCTCAAATTTGCAAAACGCCCACGTATTCACACCGGTATTGGTGCGTCCGATATGCACATCAAATATAAATTCAACTCTACACGGGAGGATATTTTAGCACGTGCGGTTGCCGCGGTGAAACATGCCAAATCCTATGTGGAAGACGTAGAATTTTATGCGGAAGACGCCGGTCGTGCTGATCTCGCTTACCTAGCACAGATGGTGGAAGCCGTTATCGCCGCCGGTGCAACCGTTGTCAATATTCCGGACACCAATGGCTATTGCCTACCGGATCAATATGGTGCAAAAATCAACTACTTGAAAGAGCATGTCAGCAATATTGATCAGGCCATTATTTCGGCACACTGTCACAATGATTTGGGCTTGGCAACAGCAAACTCTATTGCTGCTGTGCAGAATGGTGCCCGTCAGGTAGAGTGTACGATAAACGGTATCGGCGAACGTGCCGGAAACACTTCCTTGGAGGAAGTTGCTATGATCTTGAAAGTACATCAGCAGCAGTTTCCCGGATTAACGTCCAATATTAACAGTAGGCTGTTCACGGCAATCTCCCAAAAGGTAAGCTCCATGATGCGTATGCCTGTGCAACCAAATAAGGCAATTGTTGGAAAAAATGCCTTCGCGCACAGCTCGGGAATCCATCAGGATGGTTTCTTAAAGCATCGCGAAAACTATGAGATTATCCGTCCGGAAGATGTAGGCTTGGATGAAGCGGGTATTATCTTAACAGCTCGTTCTGGTCGCCACGCCTTAAAGCATCACTTAGAGCGTTTAGGTTATCAATTAGATAAAGACGAACTTGCGGTAACGTACGAGAAATTTTTGGTCGTTGCCGATGCCAAGAAAGATCTTTGTGATGACGATCTTAAAGCATTAATGCAATCCTAA
- the ilvA gene encoding threonine ammonia-lyase IlvA: MDLSTLSLDSQQAAERIKDVVNRTPLQYNLHLSEKYGAEVYLKREDLQVVRSYKLRGAYNKIVSLSEEERNKGVTCASAGNHAQGVALSCKKLGIKGVIFMPGPTPRQKITQTEMWGNGQIEIVLTGDTFDDCQKAALDYTKEHGMTFIPPFDDLKVIEGQGTVAVEILEDLPDLDAIFIPIGGGGLSSGVSYHMKKHAPAVKLYGVEPEGAPSMLAALENQGPIELDQINKFVDGAAVKKVGSQTYQISSQLLDSVKPIPEGKICTTILQLYNKDAIVAEPAGALSIAALEFHKEEIKGKKVVCIVSGGNNDIDRMSEIKEMSLLYEGFKHYFIVRFPQRPGALRLLVTEVLGPKDDITRFEYIKKTERERGPALIGIELNDPKDYTSFIERLKAYKFDFIEINKDQTLFEYLV; the protein is encoded by the coding sequence ATGGATTTATCAACCCTTTCTCTAGACTCGCAACAGGCGGCAGAACGCATCAAAGATGTTGTCAACCGTACGCCTTTGCAATATAATTTACATCTTTCCGAGAAATATGGAGCAGAGGTGTATCTGAAAAGAGAAGACCTACAAGTCGTACGTTCGTACAAGCTTCGCGGAGCCTATAACAAAATTGTCAGCCTTTCTGAAGAAGAGCGAAATAAAGGTGTCACCTGCGCCAGCGCTGGCAACCATGCACAGGGCGTTGCCTTGTCTTGTAAAAAACTGGGTATTAAAGGCGTGATCTTCATGCCCGGTCCTACGCCACGTCAAAAAATAACGCAAACGGAGATGTGGGGAAATGGCCAAATCGAAATCGTGTTAACCGGCGATACGTTTGACGATTGCCAAAAAGCAGCTTTAGACTATACTAAAGAGCACGGCATGACCTTTATCCCACCTTTCGATGACCTGAAAGTCATCGAAGGCCAAGGAACGGTAGCCGTCGAGATTTTAGAAGATCTACCCGACTTAGATGCGATCTTCATCCCTATCGGCGGTGGTGGTCTATCATCAGGCGTGAGCTATCACATGAAAAAACATGCGCCAGCAGTCAAGCTTTATGGCGTAGAACCGGAAGGGGCGCCTTCCATGCTGGCCGCTTTGGAAAACCAAGGTCCTATTGAGTTGGATCAAATCAACAAATTCGTGGATGGCGCTGCGGTAAAGAAGGTAGGATCACAGACCTACCAAATCAGTAGCCAATTGTTGGATAGCGTAAAACCTATCCCCGAAGGAAAGATTTGCACAACCATCCTTCAACTGTACAACAAAGATGCAATTGTGGCTGAGCCGGCCGGAGCATTATCCATTGCGGCCTTGGAGTTTCATAAGGAAGAGATAAAAGGAAAAAAGGTGGTGTGTATCGTCTCCGGTGGAAACAATGACATCGACCGTATGAGTGAGATCAAGGAAATGTCGCTCTTGTACGAAGGCTTTAAACACTATTTTATCGTTCGCTTCCCGCAACGTCCTGGCGCCCTAAGGTTACTGGTTACGGAAGTCCTCGGACCTAAAGATGATATCACAAGATTTGAATACATCAAAAAAACAGAACGAGAACGTGGCCCCGCTTTGATTGGTATCGAGCTCAATGACCCGAAAGATTATACCAGCTTTATCGAAAGATTAAAAGCTTATAAATTCGACTTTATCGAAATCAATAAGGACCAGACACTTTTCGAGTATTTGGTGTAA